One window from the genome of Eucalyptus grandis isolate ANBG69807.140 chromosome 7, ASM1654582v1, whole genome shotgun sequence encodes:
- the LOC108960753 gene encoding protein SRC2 homolog, with translation MVIKSLEVTVMSAKDLHNVNVIHKMNPYVIVSLSGNHKQCTHVHKNGGTSPRWVKLLAFPVDEARADLLILMFEIMTEKTYGGDKEIGRVEVPIAELLEKQGDGKPKQISYSGPTKKSGGQGWIGGLASGFAGGLVDGLGGKLAGGLTDGLFGIVQSEAAVDEPEAAVDGPEAATNGSKVAEEK, from the exons ATGGTGATCAAGTCCCTGGAGGTGACGGTGATGTCCGCCAAGGACCTCCACAACGTCAACGTCATCCATAAGATGAACCCCTATGTCATCGTCTCCCTCTCCGGCAACCACAAGCAGTGCACCCACGTCCACAAGAACGGCGGCACCAGCCCCAGGTGGGTCAAACTCCTCGCCTTCCCCGTCGACGAGGCCCGCGCCGACCTCCTCATCCTCATGTTCGAGATCATGACTGAGAAGACCTACGGCGGCGACAAAGAGATAGGCAGGGTCGAGGTGCCGATTGCGGAGCTGCTCGAGAAGCAGGGGGACGGGAAGCCCAAGCAAATAAGCTACAGC GGGCCTACAAAGAAGAGCGGCGGGCAGGGTTGGATCGGGGGGTTGGCCTCCGGGTTCGCCGGAGGGTTGGTCGACGGGTTGGGTGGCAAGTTGGCCGGCGGGTTGACTGACGGGTTGTTTGGCATAGTGCAGTCGGAAGCCGCAGTGGACGAGCCGGAAGCCGCAGTGGACGGACCAGAAGCCGCAACGAACGGGTCGAAAGTCGCAGAGGAGAAGTAA